In a single window of the Sander lucioperca isolate FBNREF2018 chromosome 19, SLUC_FBN_1.2, whole genome shotgun sequence genome:
- the LOC116041981 gene encoding leucine-rich repeat extensin-like protein 2 isoform X3, with translation MKQASAGSNWMLPSGGFAPSGSWAASKTVSNPAQSSFQNAPAPPGYAQGSSAGPAPPASKQGISWAVAPPPQPLGLNIVSRPDSSLPQYQAGELIQEQKSFEHGNSESETEEQGSIPPPPFVYAAPPPQGFNGGLVPSGLVPYPYPNPYPYYDYMFLTGQYPPGTYTYTSNSFEQGRDSWENARYTRDNYPSTQQAKNIPYKHRTVRQASIGSASHGQSGAATGQQQLYSGVDVQGSYSQLGRQRGEPRSFM, from the exons ATGAAGCAAG CTTCTGCTGGCTCTAACTGGATGTTGCCTTCTGGTGGGTTTGCCCCTTCTGGTTCTTGGGCTGCCTCTAAAACTGTCTCAAATCCAGCTCAGTCCAGTTTTCAGAATGCACCAGCACCTCCAGGATATGCTCAAGGCTCCTCGGCAGGCCCAGCTCCCCCTGCCTCTAAACAAG GGATTTCCTGGGCTGTTGCGCCTCCCCCTCAACCACTTGGCCTTAACATTGTGAGCCGGCCTGATTCTTCTCTTCCACAGTACCAGGCAGGTGAACTGATCCAGGAACAGAAAAGCTTTGAGCATGGCAACTCTGAATCTGAGACCGAAGAGCAAGGTTCCATACCACCACCTCCTTTTGTCTACGCTGCACCACCTCCACAAGGCTTTAATGGAGGACTTGTGCCATCAGGCCTGGTCCCTTATCCTTACCCAAATCCTTACCCTTACTATGACTACATGTTCCTGACTGGCCAGTATCCTCCAGGCACGTATACTTACACCAGCAACAGCTTTGAGCAGGGGAGGGACAGCTGGGAGAATGCTCGCTACACAAGGGACAACTATCCCAGCACTCAGCAGGCCAAGAACATCCCTTATAAACATCGGACCGTCAGGCAGGCGAGTATTGGGAGCGCTAGTCATGGTCAGAGTGGTGCAGCGACTGGACAACAGCAGCTCTACAGTGGAGTTGATGTACAAGGTTCTTACTCGCAGCTGGGCCGACAACGGGGAGAGCCAAGATCATTCATGTAA
- the LOC116041981 gene encoding leucine-rich repeat extensin-like protein 2 isoform X2, translating into MMAVWCMSGALLLVLLTGLSYSYPMKQASAGSNWMLPSGGFAPSGSWAASKTVSNPAQSSFQNAPAPPGYAQGSSAGPAPPASKQGISWAVAPPPQPLGLNIVSRPDSSLPQYQAGELIQEQKSFEHGNSESETEEQGSIPPPPFVYAAPPPQGFNGGLVPSGLVPYPYPNPYPYYDYMFLTGQYPPGTYTYTSNSFEQGRDSWENARYTRDNYPSTQQAKNIPYKHRTVRQASIGSASHGQSGAATGQQQLYSGVDVQGSYSQLGRQRGEPRSFM; encoded by the exons ATGATGGCTGTTTGGTGCATGTCTGG GGCTTTGCTCCTTGTTTTGCTGACTGGTTTGAGTTACAGTTACCCTATGAAGCAAG CTTCTGCTGGCTCTAACTGGATGTTGCCTTCTGGTGGGTTTGCCCCTTCTGGTTCTTGGGCTGCCTCTAAAACTGTCTCAAATCCAGCTCAGTCCAGTTTTCAGAATGCACCAGCACCTCCAGGATATGCTCAAGGCTCCTCGGCAGGCCCAGCTCCCCCTGCCTCTAAACAAG GGATTTCCTGGGCTGTTGCGCCTCCCCCTCAACCACTTGGCCTTAACATTGTGAGCCGGCCTGATTCTTCTCTTCCACAGTACCAGGCAGGTGAACTGATCCAGGAACAGAAAAGCTTTGAGCATGGCAACTCTGAATCTGAGACCGAAGAGCAAGGTTCCATACCACCACCTCCTTTTGTCTACGCTGCACCACCTCCACAAGGCTTTAATGGAGGACTTGTGCCATCAGGCCTGGTCCCTTATCCTTACCCAAATCCTTACCCTTACTATGACTACATGTTCCTGACTGGCCAGTATCCTCCAGGCACGTATACTTACACCAGCAACAGCTTTGAGCAGGGGAGGGACAGCTGGGAGAATGCTCGCTACACAAGGGACAACTATCCCAGCACTCAGCAGGCCAAGAACATCCCTTATAAACATCGGACCGTCAGGCAGGCGAGTATTGGGAGCGCTAGTCATGGTCAGAGTGGTGCAGCGACTGGACAACAGCAGCTCTACAGTGGAGTTGATGTACAAGGTTCTTACTCGCAGCTGGGCCGACAACGGGGAGAGCCAAGATCATTCATGTAA
- the LOC116041981 gene encoding leucine-rich repeat extensin-like protein 2 isoform X1 has product MMAVWCMSGALLLVLLTGLSYSYPMKQVGANPASAGSNWMLPSGGFAPSGSWAASKTVSNPAQSSFQNAPAPPGYAQGSSAGPAPPASKQGISWAVAPPPQPLGLNIVSRPDSSLPQYQAGELIQEQKSFEHGNSESETEEQGSIPPPPFVYAAPPPQGFNGGLVPSGLVPYPYPNPYPYYDYMFLTGQYPPGTYTYTSNSFEQGRDSWENARYTRDNYPSTQQAKNIPYKHRTVRQASIGSASHGQSGAATGQQQLYSGVDVQGSYSQLGRQRGEPRSFM; this is encoded by the exons ATGATGGCTGTTTGGTGCATGTCTGG GGCTTTGCTCCTTGTTTTGCTGACTGGTTTGAGTTACAGTTACCCTATGAAGCAAG TTGGTGCAAACCCTGCTTCTGCTGGCTCTAACTGGATGTTGCCTTCTGGTGGGTTTGCCCCTTCTGGTTCTTGGGCTGCCTCTAAAACTGTCTCAAATCCAGCTCAGTCCAGTTTTCAGAATGCACCAGCACCTCCAGGATATGCTCAAGGCTCCTCGGCAGGCCCAGCTCCCCCTGCCTCTAAACAAG GGATTTCCTGGGCTGTTGCGCCTCCCCCTCAACCACTTGGCCTTAACATTGTGAGCCGGCCTGATTCTTCTCTTCCACAGTACCAGGCAGGTGAACTGATCCAGGAACAGAAAAGCTTTGAGCATGGCAACTCTGAATCTGAGACCGAAGAGCAAGGTTCCATACCACCACCTCCTTTTGTCTACGCTGCACCACCTCCACAAGGCTTTAATGGAGGACTTGTGCCATCAGGCCTGGTCCCTTATCCTTACCCAAATCCTTACCCTTACTATGACTACATGTTCCTGACTGGCCAGTATCCTCCAGGCACGTATACTTACACCAGCAACAGCTTTGAGCAGGGGAGGGACAGCTGGGAGAATGCTCGCTACACAAGGGACAACTATCCCAGCACTCAGCAGGCCAAGAACATCCCTTATAAACATCGGACCGTCAGGCAGGCGAGTATTGGGAGCGCTAGTCATGGTCAGAGTGGTGCAGCGACTGGACAACAGCAGCTCTACAGTGGAGTTGATGTACAAGGTTCTTACTCGCAGCTGGGCCGACAACGGGGAGAGCCAAGATCATTCATGTAA
- the LOC116041981 gene encoding leucine-rich repeat extensin-like protein 2 isoform X4: MMAVWCMSGALLLVLLTGLSYSYPMKQAQSSFQNAPAPPGYAQGSSAGPAPPASKQGISWAVAPPPQPLGLNIVSRPDSSLPQYQAGELIQEQKSFEHGNSESETEEQGSIPPPPFVYAAPPPQGFNGGLVPSGLVPYPYPNPYPYYDYMFLTGQYPPGTYTYTSNSFEQGRDSWENARYTRDNYPSTQQAKNIPYKHRTVRQASIGSASHGQSGAATGQQQLYSGVDVQGSYSQLGRQRGEPRSFM, from the exons ATGATGGCTGTTTGGTGCATGTCTGG GGCTTTGCTCCTTGTTTTGCTGACTGGTTTGAGTTACAGTTACCCTATGAAGCAAG CTCAGTCCAGTTTTCAGAATGCACCAGCACCTCCAGGATATGCTCAAGGCTCCTCGGCAGGCCCAGCTCCCCCTGCCTCTAAACAAG GGATTTCCTGGGCTGTTGCGCCTCCCCCTCAACCACTTGGCCTTAACATTGTGAGCCGGCCTGATTCTTCTCTTCCACAGTACCAGGCAGGTGAACTGATCCAGGAACAGAAAAGCTTTGAGCATGGCAACTCTGAATCTGAGACCGAAGAGCAAGGTTCCATACCACCACCTCCTTTTGTCTACGCTGCACCACCTCCACAAGGCTTTAATGGAGGACTTGTGCCATCAGGCCTGGTCCCTTATCCTTACCCAAATCCTTACCCTTACTATGACTACATGTTCCTGACTGGCCAGTATCCTCCAGGCACGTATACTTACACCAGCAACAGCTTTGAGCAGGGGAGGGACAGCTGGGAGAATGCTCGCTACACAAGGGACAACTATCCCAGCACTCAGCAGGCCAAGAACATCCCTTATAAACATCGGACCGTCAGGCAGGCGAGTATTGGGAGCGCTAGTCATGGTCAGAGTGGTGCAGCGACTGGACAACAGCAGCTCTACAGTGGAGTTGATGTACAAGGTTCTTACTCGCAGCTGGGCCGACAACGGGGAGAGCCAAGATCATTCATGTAA
- the LOC116041981 gene encoding uncharacterized protein LOC116041981 isoform X5, with translation MMAVWCMSGALLLVLLTGLSYSYPMKQGISWAVAPPPQPLGLNIVSRPDSSLPQYQAGELIQEQKSFEHGNSESETEEQGSIPPPPFVYAAPPPQGFNGGLVPSGLVPYPYPNPYPYYDYMFLTGQYPPGTYTYTSNSFEQGRDSWENARYTRDNYPSTQQAKNIPYKHRTVRQASIGSASHGQSGAATGQQQLYSGVDVQGSYSQLGRQRGEPRSFM, from the exons ATGATGGCTGTTTGGTGCATGTCTGG GGCTTTGCTCCTTGTTTTGCTGACTGGTTTGAGTTACAGTTACCCTATGAAGCAAG GGATTTCCTGGGCTGTTGCGCCTCCCCCTCAACCACTTGGCCTTAACATTGTGAGCCGGCCTGATTCTTCTCTTCCACAGTACCAGGCAGGTGAACTGATCCAGGAACAGAAAAGCTTTGAGCATGGCAACTCTGAATCTGAGACCGAAGAGCAAGGTTCCATACCACCACCTCCTTTTGTCTACGCTGCACCACCTCCACAAGGCTTTAATGGAGGACTTGTGCCATCAGGCCTGGTCCCTTATCCTTACCCAAATCCTTACCCTTACTATGACTACATGTTCCTGACTGGCCAGTATCCTCCAGGCACGTATACTTACACCAGCAACAGCTTTGAGCAGGGGAGGGACAGCTGGGAGAATGCTCGCTACACAAGGGACAACTATCCCAGCACTCAGCAGGCCAAGAACATCCCTTATAAACATCGGACCGTCAGGCAGGCGAGTATTGGGAGCGCTAGTCATGGTCAGAGTGGTGCAGCGACTGGACAACAGCAGCTCTACAGTGGAGTTGATGTACAAGGTTCTTACTCGCAGCTGGGCCGACAACGGGGAGAGCCAAGATCATTCATGTAA